GCATAGAAAGAGCATGATCTCGTACCACCACCACTCGAGGCAGACCGAGACGCAACTAGGCAATGCCAAGCTTAGCAAAGGCTTCCATCCATGAAATATTGAGAAAAAGGAAGTTCCTTGCCAGGGTTTCAATGGCTTCTTTGAGAAAAATAGATAGCTCAACAAGCCTAATATCATGTTAATGGAATTCAATCCAGTGGCTAGGGCAATTCCCTTGACTCCTAAGTTCAAGTGTATAGCCAAGAAATAATTGATTGGTAGGTGCAAAACTGCGGCACAAGAAGCAACCACGGTTATTGGCGTGGCTAAACCTTGTGTCCTTAGAAAAGTTCTCAAAGGATTAAGGTGCGCTTGTGCTAGTAGCTCTGGAATTGAGAATAGCATGAAAACTTGTGCAACTTTTGTGACTTGTGGATCTTGACCTAACATTTGAAGGACTGGTCCCATGTTTAGCCATAATATTGAAATTGGTATGGAAACAACTAAGAGCAGGCATGTTACCCTAAAAAATGTTTGATTTAGAAGTGAATATCTCTTAGCTCCATATGCTTGGCAACAAATTGGGTCCATTCCCATGGTTAGACCCTTTAGAACCGAATTTGCAGTGATGTTGGCAAAACCAAGTGCTAATGACCCTCCAGCTAACTCCACTTTCCCTTGGTGACCCAAGAACAACATGGAAATAACAGATCTTGAATATATCATCAGGCTAGTCATTATTATGGGAAATGAAATCTTAATAATTGATTGCAACTCTTCTTTCACCTGCAACCAATTGTGTTTGAATTTGTCATCAATATATACTAATAACATTGTGcatataatttcattttaatttatctatttCACATTGTTCAGCCTTATTttataggtttaattattttgtcagtttctatatttttactgaattttcaattagatttttataccttttttttttctttttgattgaGTTCCTATATCATAtcagattttgtaattaagtcccTACCATGATAAAACATTGTAATTAACGGAATATTTcgttaaataaaatgaatataccTAACACTTAACTAAATATTCTATATAGTTTAATAGAATATTCcattaatttcaatatttttgtcACGATAGGAACTTAGTTACAAAATCTAATATAGTATAGgaatctaatttaaaaaaaaatataaagacctaattaaaaattcgatAAAAATATAGAAACGTAATTAAATAGAGAGAGAAATGTATCATTCTCAATTTAAGAGACTATGTATAGTATATTAGGTTCAGTATTACTAATCAAAGATCATAATATTGTTCATTATACTGTTGAAATTTGATAAAGTAACCTAAAAGTTGGCAATtcctattaaaaatataaaattgtttatgtatatgctttctttttttccctttttttttctgcaGTTTAACTCATAAGCAAAAGGCATGTGAGGGAATTATAAACCAAAGCATGCTATAATATGCCTTTATATAGTAAAAATTTGAACTTTAGAATGAAAAAAATGCTCATGattaatatgatataaaaatacGTTTTGTTAACAAGTATCTTATTAAGAGAACTTCATAAGgtgtttaatataaaaaaatttattaagagaAGAAAGATCTATTAACAccaaatagttaaaaaaaagagagaaaatgtaaagtaaaaatttttgtatttcatAGAAACCCTATTAATGATacgaaaataatttgaaattttcaataaatatataatatatttattgaaaaaattaaaagtgttCATTCTTGCTAAGTTTAACAGGTGCCTTTAAAACATTGTTTAGGTAAAAATCTTGTCAAAGAAGGACTAGCTCGCTAGATGAATTATAGAAGATTCAAAATGAGAGGTGCCAAATGAGAAACAGGACTATCATTGGAGATTCTTTATTTATATTGAACTTGATTGTGGGTATTTTGGTCAAATGAAATGGCTTTaccttattattttcttaaaaaataaacgaaaattttttgataaatgatggatatttttctaaataaaaaagc
This sequence is a window from Arachis duranensis cultivar V14167 chromosome 2, aradu.V14167.gnm2.J7QH, whole genome shotgun sequence. Protein-coding genes within it:
- the LOC107475609 gene encoding protein DETOXIFICATION 53-like, which encodes MRGRESGNEAASNNGLLSFIHGLLCHFHNHLIALLPNLSLSEVKEELQSIIKISFPIIMTSLMIYSRSVISMLFLGHQGKVELAGGSLALGFANITANSVLKGLTMGMDPICCQAYGAKRYSLLNQTFFRVTCLLLVVSIPISILWLNMGPVLQMLGQDPQVTKVAQVFMLFSIPELLAQAHLNPLRTFLRTQGLATPITVVASCAAVLHLPINYFLAIHLNLGVKGIALATGLNSINMILGLLSYLFFSKKPLKPWQGTSFFSIFHGWKPLLSLALPSCVSVCLEWWWYEIMLFLCGLLRNPQATVATMGILIQTLGFLYVFPFSLSIALTTRIGHSLGASQPNKARSSAIIGFIIALTFGVIAFIFLMFVRRNLGKVFTNETQIIDMVTSVLPILGLCEICNWSQTVSCGILSGTARPYLGARINLCAFYLIGLPVAIFATFIYKYELLGLWFGMLVAQISCVSMMIYTLVKTDWGDQTKRAVELSQVITTQDKSVNDEERGLISSHP